A DNA window from Chryseobacterium sp. MEBOG06 contains the following coding sequences:
- a CDS encoding RagB/SusD family nutrient uptake outer membrane protein, whose translation MKQLKYLSFALVGLWSLTSCENDLDTAPTDQANSVEVFKTAESAETVVNGTWAKFNNDGTTYANIGYSTVLRASDAMGSDVAVLTNKYGFASTYAFTEMVNSTASRPLFIWTMLYSTINNMNNVIARIDGTEGSQDKKDQVKGQAKALRAFCYLNLASFYQFSYLKDKTALTAPIYTEPSTTGTIGKKRASLEEIYVLVKSDLTEADNLLKNYTRNNKDKINSSVVNGLLARTYLNTGEWSKASAAAKIARQGFPLMAPEKYKDGFNDINNAEWIWGHGQTQEQSDASYAFHYLDVSSSGSYYYSFMADPYFKDLFDANDIRSQLFSWDGLKGREGLLRYAKFKFKSTLIADIVYMRAAEMYLIEAEAEARNGNVSQAVVVLNQLKSARNANIYNGSLAQNAVVDAVLIERRKELFGEGFSLSDIIRTQGTVVRKPFVDADGKPIKVQITTPDGTVKTVDGKGHSVLDFPDKSAFTPNSNYYLFSIPQRESENNPNL comes from the coding sequence ATGAAACAATTAAAATATTTATCATTTGCTCTTGTCGGATTATGGTCGCTTACAAGTTGTGAAAATGATTTGGATACTGCTCCAACTGATCAGGCTAACAGTGTAGAAGTTTTTAAAACAGCAGAAAGTGCTGAAACAGTAGTGAACGGTACCTGGGCAAAATTTAATAACGACGGAACTACCTATGCTAACATTGGTTATTCAACTGTTTTAAGAGCAAGTGATGCCATGGGAAGTGATGTAGCGGTATTGACCAACAAATATGGATTTGCTTCTACCTATGCTTTTACAGAAATGGTGAACAGTACGGCGAGCCGACCGCTATTCATCTGGACAATGCTGTATTCCACAATTAATAATATGAACAATGTTATTGCAAGAATCGACGGTACGGAAGGAAGCCAGGATAAAAAGGATCAGGTAAAAGGCCAGGCAAAAGCATTACGCGCTTTCTGTTATCTGAATCTGGCGAGTTTTTACCAGTTCAGCTATCTGAAAGATAAAACAGCTTTAACGGCTCCGATTTATACGGAACCATCTACTACCGGTACCATAGGAAAGAAAAGAGCCAGTCTTGAAGAAATTTATGTATTGGTTAAAAGTGATCTTACAGAGGCAGATAACCTGTTGAAAAATTATACAAGAAACAATAAAGATAAAATTAACAGCTCTGTTGTGAACGGTCTTTTGGCAAGAACTTATCTGAATACCGGTGAATGGAGCAAAGCTTCAGCAGCCGCAAAAATTGCAAGACAAGGCTTTCCACTGATGGCTCCTGAAAAATATAAAGACGGATTCAATGATATCAACAATGCAGAATGGATCTGGGGACATGGGCAGACGCAGGAACAATCTGATGCAAGTTATGCATTCCATTATCTGGATGTGTCTTCATCGGGAAGTTATTATTACAGCTTTATGGCCGATCCTTACTTTAAAGATCTGTTTGATGCCAATGATATCAGATCCCAGTTATTTTCATGGGATGGCCTTAAAGGAAGGGAAGGGCTGCTGAGGTATGCTAAATTTAAATTTAAATCCACCCTTATTGCAGATATTGTATACATGAGAGCTGCAGAAATGTATCTGATCGAAGCTGAAGCCGAGGCCAGAAACGGAAATGTATCTCAGGCAGTAGTTGTTCTGAATCAGTTGAAATCAGCAAGAAATGCCAATATTTATAATGGTTCACTAGCACAGAATGCAGTAGTAGATGCAGTTCTGATCGAAAGAAGAAAAGAATTATTCGGAGAAGGTTTCTCCCTTTCAGATATTATCAGAACTCAGGGGACAGTGGTAAGAAAACCGTTTGTAGATGCTGATGGTAAACCGATAAAAGTTCAGATAACGACACCGGATGGTACCGTGAAAACTGTAGATGGCAAGGGGCATTCTGTTCTTGATTTTCCGGATAAATCTGCTTTCACGCCCAACAGCAATTATTATTTATTCAGTATTCCACAGAGAGAATCTGAGAATAACCCTAATTTATAA